One Amorphoplanes digitatis genomic window carries:
- the ppc gene encoding phosphoenolpyruvate carboxylase, protein MTDQHGQLDPDGPDAALRADIRRIGTLLGQTLARQEGKPLLDLVEEVRALVRADAPAAAERLAALDVTTGTKLARAFSTYFHLANITEQVHRARDLQRRRARDGGWLDQAAKRIAEQGVPADEIAAAARRLAVRPVFTAHPTEAARRSILSKLRQLADSLDAEASAAILYGASDTTASTRRFAELIDLLWQTDELRLDRPDPTDEARNAVYYLKDLYADAAPQVLDDLAETLRRLGVETSPTSRPLTFGTWIGGDRDGNPFVTPAVTRDVLMIQHEHGIQATEAAMDALIDELSVSRRLRGVSLDLSASLANDLDALREVAPRFRRTNAEEPYRLKVRCIKAKLANTRERLHRGTAHVPGRDYLGNEELIADLELIRASLARNSGQLTAVGTVASAIRAVSGFGLQLATLDVREHAEKHHEVLAQMYARVGEVDDYLSLDRTERTKLLATELTGRRPLASADTPLTDSARKTFDVFNTIRDSQDRFGADVIESYIISMTLGVDDVLAAAVLARESGLIDIHNGRARIGIVPLLETPAELDAGGDLLDEMLSLPAYREIVKARGDLQEVMLGYSDSNKEAGITTSQWSIHKAQRALRDVAARHGVRLRLFHGRGGTVGRGGGPTHEAILAQPYGTLDGAIKVTEQGEVISDKYTLPTLARENLELTVAAVLQATLLHTTPSVDLSSLARWDAAMDTASGAAFGAYRALVENPDLPAYFWAATPTELLGALNIGSRPAKRPNADAGLGGLRAIPWVFGWTQTRQIVPGWFGVGTGLAAVREAGQAEVLHEMFANWQFFRTFISNVEMMLAKTDLNIARRYVETLVPAELKGIFTTIEREYAKTVEQILAITGHDELLSSQPELSRTLGVRDTYLEPLHHLQVALLRQYRELNDGPPAAPGARRSPSDSTALERALLTTVNGIAAGMRNTG, encoded by the coding sequence GTGACGGACCAGCACGGCCAGCTCGACCCCGACGGCCCCGACGCCGCCCTGCGCGCCGACATTCGGCGCATCGGCACCCTGCTCGGCCAGACCCTCGCCCGGCAGGAGGGCAAGCCGCTGCTCGACCTGGTCGAGGAGGTGCGTGCGCTGGTCCGGGCCGACGCCCCGGCCGCCGCCGAGCGCCTGGCCGCCCTGGACGTCACGACCGGCACCAAGCTGGCCCGGGCGTTCTCGACCTATTTCCACCTCGCGAACATCACCGAGCAGGTGCACCGCGCCCGCGACCTCCAGCGGCGCCGCGCCCGCGACGGCGGCTGGCTGGACCAGGCCGCCAAGCGGATCGCCGAGCAGGGCGTGCCGGCCGACGAGATCGCCGCCGCCGCGCGCCGGCTGGCCGTCCGCCCGGTCTTCACCGCGCACCCGACCGAGGCCGCCCGGCGCTCGATCCTGTCCAAGCTGCGCCAGCTCGCCGACTCGCTGGACGCCGAGGCGAGCGCCGCGATCCTGTACGGCGCCTCGGACACCACCGCCTCGACGCGGCGCTTCGCCGAGCTGATCGACCTGCTCTGGCAGACCGACGAGCTGCGGCTGGACCGGCCGGACCCGACGGACGAGGCCCGCAACGCGGTCTACTACCTCAAGGACCTGTACGCGGACGCCGCGCCGCAGGTGCTCGACGACCTCGCCGAGACGCTGCGCCGGCTCGGCGTGGAGACCTCGCCGACGTCGCGCCCGCTGACCTTCGGCACCTGGATCGGCGGCGACCGCGACGGCAACCCGTTCGTCACCCCGGCCGTCACCCGCGACGTGCTGATGATCCAGCACGAGCACGGCATCCAGGCCACCGAGGCGGCCATGGACGCGCTCATCGACGAGCTGTCGGTGTCCCGCCGGCTGCGCGGGGTCTCGCTCGACCTGTCCGCCAGCCTCGCCAACGACCTCGACGCGCTGCGGGAGGTCGCGCCCCGCTTCCGCCGCACCAACGCCGAGGAGCCGTACCGGCTCAAGGTGCGCTGCATCAAGGCCAAGCTCGCCAACACCCGCGAACGCCTGCACCGCGGCACCGCGCACGTGCCGGGGCGCGACTACCTCGGCAACGAGGAGCTGATCGCCGACCTCGAGCTGATCCGCGCCTCGCTGGCCCGCAACTCCGGTCAGCTCACCGCGGTCGGTACGGTCGCGTCGGCGATCCGGGCGGTCTCCGGCTTCGGCCTCCAGCTCGCGACGCTCGACGTGCGCGAGCACGCGGAGAAGCACCACGAGGTGCTGGCGCAGATGTACGCGCGGGTCGGCGAGGTGGACGACTACCTGTCGCTGGACCGCACCGAGCGCACCAAGCTGCTCGCCACCGAGCTGACCGGGCGCCGGCCGCTGGCCAGCGCCGACACCCCGCTCACCGACTCGGCGCGCAAGACGTTCGACGTGTTCAACACGATCCGCGACTCGCAGGACCGGTTCGGCGCGGACGTCATCGAGTCGTACATCATCTCGATGACGCTCGGCGTCGACGACGTGCTCGCCGCCGCGGTGCTCGCCCGCGAGTCCGGCCTGATCGACATTCACAACGGCCGCGCCCGGATCGGCATCGTGCCGCTGCTGGAGACCCCGGCGGAGCTGGACGCCGGCGGCGACCTGCTGGACGAGATGCTCTCCCTGCCGGCCTACCGGGAGATCGTCAAGGCCCGGGGAGACCTCCAGGAGGTGATGCTCGGCTACTCCGACAGCAACAAGGAGGCCGGGATCACCACCAGCCAGTGGTCGATCCACAAGGCGCAGCGCGCGCTGCGCGACGTGGCGGCCCGGCACGGTGTCCGGCTCCGGCTGTTCCACGGCCGCGGCGGCACCGTCGGCCGCGGCGGCGGCCCGACGCACGAGGCGATCCTGGCGCAGCCGTACGGCACGCTCGACGGCGCGATCAAGGTGACCGAGCAGGGCGAGGTCATCTCCGACAAGTACACGCTGCCGACCCTGGCGCGGGAGAACCTCGAGCTGACCGTCGCGGCCGTGCTCCAGGCGACGCTGCTGCACACCACGCCGTCGGTCGACCTCTCCTCGCTGGCCCGCTGGGACGCGGCGATGGACACGGCGTCGGGCGCCGCCTTCGGCGCGTACCGGGCGCTCGTCGAGAACCCGGACCTGCCGGCGTACTTCTGGGCGGCGACCCCGACCGAGCTGCTCGGCGCGCTGAACATCGGCTCCCGCCCGGCGAAGCGCCCGAACGCGGACGCGGGCCTCGGCGGCCTGCGGGCGATCCCGTGGGTCTTCGGCTGGACGCAGACCCGGCAGATCGTGCCGGGCTGGTTCGGCGTCGGCACCGGCCTGGCCGCGGTCCGCGAGGCCGGCCAGGCGGAGGTCCTGCACGAGATGTTCGCGAACTGGCAGTTCTTCCGCACCTTCATCTCCAACGTCGAGATGATGCTGGCCAAGACCGACCTGAACATCGCCCGGCGCTACGTGGAGACCCTGGTGCCGGCCGAGCTCAAGGGCATCTTCACCACCATCGAGCGGGAGTACGCCAAGACGGTCGAGCAGATCCTGGCCATCACCGGCCACGACGAGCTGCTCTCCAGCCAGCCGGAGCTGTCGCGCACGCTGGGCGTCCGCGACACCTACCTGGAGCCGCTGCACCACCTACAGGTGGCGCTGCTGCGGCAGTACCGCGAGCTGAACGACGGCCCGCCGGCGGCGCCGGGCGCCCGCCGGTCTCCGTCGGACTCGACGGCCCTGGAACGCGCCCTGCTGACCACGGTGAACGGCATCGCCGCCGGCATGCGCAACACCGGCTGA
- a CDS encoding ABC transporter permease subunit, with protein sequence MSTVAWITARGLFGRRRVLLLLPLPALLIGLALLCEAYDVNPADWGEPVLVGLGLAVVLPVVSLIVGTGVLGSEVDDGTIVHILTKPLPRRDIILAKLGVAIVVSAVTAAVPLFVAGTLADSARLGAALAIAAAIGACAYSAFFLMLSLLTRRPVLLGLVYILIWEGLLSRFISGTRVLSIQQYVITIADKITPTALYEDEVSLTVAVVMSVIFVLGCTLAAVDRLRSFSMAGETS encoded by the coding sequence GTGTCGACCGTTGCGTGGATCACCGCCCGCGGATTGTTCGGCCGGCGCCGGGTGCTCCTGCTGCTGCCCCTTCCGGCGCTGCTGATCGGCCTCGCCCTGCTCTGCGAGGCCTACGACGTCAACCCGGCGGACTGGGGCGAGCCGGTGCTGGTCGGCCTCGGCCTGGCCGTGGTGCTGCCGGTGGTGTCCCTGATCGTCGGCACCGGGGTGCTCGGCTCCGAGGTGGACGACGGCACCATCGTGCACATCCTGACCAAGCCGCTGCCCCGCCGCGACATCATCCTGGCGAAGCTGGGCGTGGCGATCGTGGTGAGCGCCGTGACCGCGGCGGTTCCGCTCTTCGTGGCGGGCACCCTGGCCGACTCGGCGCGCCTCGGCGCGGCCCTCGCGATCGCCGCCGCGATCGGCGCCTGCGCCTACTCGGCGTTCTTCCTGATGCTCAGCCTGCTGACCCGCCGGCCGGTGCTGCTCGGCCTGGTCTACATCCTGATCTGGGAGGGGCTGCTGAGCAGGTTCATCAGCGGCACCCGGGTGCTGTCCATCCAGCAGTACGTGATCACGATCGCGGACAAGATCACGCCGACCGCGCTGTACGAGGACGAGGTGTCTCTGACGGTCGCGGTCGTCATGTCCGTGATCTTCGTCCTGGGCTGCACCCTGGCCGCGGTCGACCGCCTCCGCAGCTTCAGCATGGCGGGCGAGACCAGCTGA
- a CDS encoding ABC transporter ATP-binding protein, producing MTTVELQNVSRWYGNVVAVNDISMTLEPGVTGLLGPNGAGKTTVLHMMAGFLSPSRGAVTIDGAPTWRNPEIYRRLGLVAEREAVHGFLTAREFVRASAKMQKLPDPAAATEWALQMVEMTDAADRRIETYSKGMRQRTRVAAALVHNPQVLLLDEPFNGMDPRQRMHMMDLLHELGERGHTILFSSHILEEVEQVSGTVQVIVAGRLAASGDYRKIRRLMTHRPHVFALQSSDDRRLAVALIGEKSVSGVEIDHAGLTVRAGDYGGFTRALPRIALEEGIRLRKLLPSDESLESVFSYLLEA from the coding sequence GTGACCACGGTGGAACTTCAGAACGTGTCCCGCTGGTACGGCAACGTGGTGGCGGTCAACGACATCAGCATGACGCTGGAGCCGGGCGTCACCGGCCTGCTCGGCCCGAACGGCGCCGGCAAGACCACCGTGCTGCACATGATGGCCGGCTTCCTGTCGCCGTCGCGCGGCGCCGTGACCATCGACGGCGCGCCGACCTGGCGCAACCCGGAGATCTACCGCCGGCTCGGCCTGGTCGCGGAGCGCGAGGCGGTGCACGGCTTCCTCACCGCCCGCGAGTTCGTGCGGGCCAGCGCCAAGATGCAGAAGCTGCCGGACCCGGCGGCCGCGACCGAGTGGGCGTTGCAGATGGTCGAGATGACCGACGCGGCGGACCGCCGCATCGAGACGTACTCCAAGGGCATGCGGCAGCGCACCCGGGTGGCGGCGGCGCTGGTGCACAACCCGCAGGTGCTGCTGCTGGACGAGCCGTTCAACGGCATGGACCCGCGGCAGCGGATGCACATGATGGACCTGCTGCACGAGCTGGGGGAGCGGGGCCACACGATCCTGTTCAGCTCGCACATCCTCGAAGAGGTGGAGCAGGTGTCGGGCACCGTCCAGGTGATCGTCGCCGGCCGGCTGGCGGCCTCGGGCGACTACCGCAAGATCCGCCGCCTGATGACACACCGCCCGCACGTCTTCGCGTTGCAGTCCTCGGACGACCGGCGGCTGGCGGTGGCGCTGATCGGGGAGAAGTCGGTCTCCGGCGTGGAGATCGACCACGCCGGCCTGACGGTCCGCGCCGGCGACTACGGCGGCTTCACCCGCGCCCTGCCGCGCATCGCCCTTGAGGAGGGCATCCGGCTGCGCAAGCTGTTGCCGTCCGACGAGTCCCTGGAGAGTGTCTTCTCCTACCTGCTGGAGGCCTGA